GGGTAGGATCGGACTCAGGGGACGAGGGGAGGAAAGCGGGGTGGGCATGGTGGTGCGGCACCATTTCTGGCCGGTTCGTTGTCCGGTTTTATTGGCGGATTTGTTAGGCTGAAGGCCGTTTCCCTGATTTTACTGGCCGGTTCTCTGGCCGGTTCCTGAATCCATAGCATGCCGGGGAACGGCATGAAAGAGGAATCATGGCTGCATGTGACCGGCAAGATGGGCTGATGGACGGGAGTGGCGGTTTTGCGGTTCCGCCTGTCCGACCGGTCGCCCCACCGTCCACACCTGGCGGGCGGCGTGGGGAGCCTGCGGCATGGGGGTGTCCCCAAAAAGCAACACCGGGGCGCGAACCTCTCGTCCGCGCCCCGTTCCCTCGTGCCGCCTGTTATTTGTAATAAATCTTGATCTCGTTGGTGCCGGAGCTGGGATTGCCCGGGGTGGGCCGTCCGGCGGTGATCACCACCGGCTCGCCCGCCTTGAAATCCGGATTGGCCTCCACATATTCCTCCACCCGGTCCATATGCCGCCGGTCGTCGCCGGTGATCAGCCGGGGCTTCACCCCCCAGGCGAAGTTTAAGGCCCTAAGCACCCGGGTGTCCGGGGTCAGGGCGTAGATGGGCTGGGCCGGACGCCGCGACGACAAAATCCTGGCCGTGTCGCCGCTGACCGTGTGGCTGATCAGCGCCGGGGCATCCACGTTGGTGGCCAAGAGACTCGCCGCGTAGGCCAGGTACTTGGCCGGGTTGCGCTCCTTTTTGGGCGCGAACGGCCCTTCGATGCGCTCCAGGTAGTAGCGTAAGGCCTCATCCGAGATCTGGCGCATGACCTTCACCGTCTCCACCGGATAGTCGCCGATGGCCGTCTCCTCGGAGAGCATCACGCAATCGGCCCCGTCCAGGATGGCGTTGGCCACGTCCGTGCTCTCGGCCCGGGTGGGGATGGGGTTGTGGACCATGGACAGAAGCATCTGGGTGGCCACGATGACCGGCTTCTGGGCGTGGCGGCAGGCCCGGATGATCTTCTTCTGGATGATGGGCAGCTCCGGGATGGGGCATTCCAGGCCCAGGTCGCCCCGGGCCACCATGACCACGTCGGTGATTTTTAAGATGTCGTCCAGGTTCTCCACGGCGTTTTGCCGCTCGAGCTTGGCCACCACCGGAATCCAGGCGCCGTGGGCCTTGATGTGCTCCTTGACGTCGGCCACGTCGTTGGCGCTTTGCACGAACGACAGGGCCACGGCGTCGATGCCCACGTCGATGCCCTCGTGCAGGTCTTTGATGTCTTTGGCGGTCAGGGCGGGCATGGGGTGGTGCTTGCCGGGGAAGGCGATGCCCTTGTGGGAGGACAGAAAACCGGCGTTCTGGGCCTCGAGTTCAAAGAGCCGGTCGGCCTTGACCACCTTGGCCACCTTGAATTGCAACAGCCCGTCGCTCAAATTTACCGGCATGCCCACGTCGAGCCCGGCCAGAAGTTCCGGAATGTCCAGGCTCACATAGGACAGTTCGCCGCCCGCCGGGCGTTCGTCGGGCAGGCCCAGGTGCAGGTATTCGCCCTTGTTCACCTGTTTGGGGGAGCCTTCCACCTCGCCGATGCGGATTTTGGGGCCGCACAGGTCGCCAAGGGCCGTGAGCGGAATGCCCATCTCGCCCTCGATCTCCCGGATGGTCTTGATGGCCGGGATGAAGTAGGCCGCGTCGGAATGGGAAAAATTCAGGCGGAAGATGCGCACCCCGGCCGCGACCATCTGGCGCATGGTCTCCGGATGCATGGACGCGGGGCCAAGCGTGGCTACGATTTTGGTCTGCATGCAGTCGCTCCCTGTGGGGGTAGGCCCAATTCGTCCCGTCCGCGCCATTCGCGGCGGGAAAAAACCGGATGCAACCCAACCCCGATTCGGGTATGCATATCCGGCATGCGTTGCCGTATGGTGACGCCGTATTGTCGTCATACGGCCAGACGCGGCAGGGGACAACCCCCCCCGAGCGGACCACGCGCGCAAGGAGACTTCCCAATGAGCGACAACCAGGATTTCAAGGCCACGGATCGCCGGGCCGCAGGGCCGGAGGCGGGCGGGACCGGCGCTTGCAAGGACGGACAGGCCGCGCCGCCGCACAAGGACGAGCCCTGTTATCCGCCCGTGGCCTTTTCCACATTTTTGTTGTCCCTGGCGGCCTCGGCCATGGTCCAGCTTGGGGAATCCCCCGAGCCCGAGACCGGGCAGTACATGCAGAACCTGCCCCTGGCCAAACACACCATCGACATCCTGGCCATGCTGCAATGCAAGACCCGGGCGAACGCCACCGACGAGGAGGCCAAGCTTCTGGCCGAGCTTTTGTGTCAGCTGCGGCTGTCCTACGTCAAAAAAAACGGCTGATCCGGAGACCATGACATGAGCAAGATTCCCGTCGGATTGATCGGCGTCACCGGATATACCGGCATGGAGCTGGTCCGGCTCCTGGCCCGGCACCCGGCCCTGGAGCTGGTGCGGGCCACGTCCCGGGCCGAGGCCGGGAAGACCCTGGTGGAGCTGTATCCGTACCTGCAGGGCCTGGGCATCGGCGAGCTGTCCGTCACGGAACCCGATGCGGCCGCCCTGTCCGGCGCCTGCCGCCTGGTGTTTCTGGCCGTGCCCCACGGGGCGGCCATGGGCTACGCCGCCGAGCTTTTGGGGGCAGGGCTCAAGGTTGTGGACTTAAGCGCCGATTTCCGCCTGACCGACCCGGGCGTCTACGAATCCTGGTACGGGGTGGAGCATCGCCATCCCGAGCTTCTGGAGCAGGCGGTCTATGGGCTGCCCGAGTTCAACGCGGGCAGGATCAAGGAGGCCACCCTGGTGGCCAACCCGGGCTGCTATCCCACCTCGGTCATCCTCGGCCTGGCCCCGGCCCTGGCCAAGGGCCTGATCGAGACCGACGGCATCGTGGCCGACAGCAAGTCCGGGGCCAGCGGGGCCGGGCGCAAGTCCCAGGTGGGCATGCTTTTTTGCGAGGTCCACGACACGTTTCGGGCCTACAACCTGGGCAAGCATCGCCATACCCCGGAGATCGAGCAGGAGTTGTCGAAGATCGCGGGCACGGACATGATGGTGTCGTTTAATCCGCATCTGCTGCCCGTCGACCGGGGCATTTTGTCCACCATCTATACCAAGCCGGTCAAATCCCTGACCCTGGACGACGTGCACAACGTCTACACCACCCACTATGCCCAGTGCCCGTGGGTGCGGGTTCTGCCCAAGGGAAGGCTGCCGGAAACGCGGTTCGTGCGCGGAACCATGTTCTGCGACATGGGTCTTGTGCTGGACGGCCGCACGGGTCGCCTCATCGTGGTCACGGCCATCGACAACCTGTGCCGGGGCGCGTCGGGACAGGCCCTGGCCTGCGCCAACCTGATGCTCGGGCTGCCGGTCGAGGCCGGGCTCGATCTGGCCCCGCTTGTGCCATAGGGGAGGCGGTTCGCATTTTTTGGGTGTTGGATGGTTGTCCCATGCGCAAAAAAGCCCCCGGCGCGTCCGTCGCTCCGGGGGCTTCGTCGTTTTGTGGGGCGTGGCCGCTACTGTGCGTCGCGGTCGTCGATAAGCCGCTTGGTCTTGCCGAAGGAGCGCGGCAGCTCGCCGGGGGCCACGATCTCCACCCAGCCCCTGGCCAGAAGGTGCTTGCGCATCTCCACGGACACCGACTCGGACAGGTTCTGGTCCATGTCCGCCGGAACCCCGATCTTGCGTTCGATCTTGACCAGCATCTGGTCCCGGCCGTCCTTGCGCGTCAGCCGGATCTGAAACTCCGAGCCAAGCTCCGGGAAGGCCTCCAGCACCGCCGCGATCTGGCCGGGGTAGATGTTCACGCCCCGGAAGATGAACATGTCGTCGGAACGGCCAAGGATCCGGTCGTGGCGCGGCACGGCCAGGCCGCAGGGACACTCGCCCGGGATCAGCCGCGTCAGGTCGCGGGTGCGGTAGCGGATAAGCGGCGCGGCCTCTTTTTTGAGCGTGGTGACCACGATTTCCCCCACCTCGCCCGGGGCCACGGGCAAAAGCGTCTCGGGATCGAGCACCTCCAGGATGTACAGGTCCGCCCAGTAGTGGATGCCCGCATGGGCGGCGCACTCCAGGCCCGCGCCCGGGCCGTAGAGCTCGGTCATGCCCGAGATGTCGAAGCTGTCCTCAAGGCCCAGCCAGTCTTCAAAGCGGGCCCGCATCTTCGGGGTGTGGGTCTCGGCCCCGAAGATGGCCTTTTTCAGGGAGATTTTCTTCCTGAGGTTGTGCTTGGCCACCTCTTCGGCCAGAAGCAGGGCCATGGAGGCCGTGGAACACAGGCAGGTGGTCTTAAGGTCTTCCAGGAGCTGGAGATGGATTTCCATGTTGCCCGGGCCGATGGGCACGCACATGGCCCCGAAGCGTTCGCAGCCGAGCTGGAACCCGGCCCCGGCGGTCCACAGGCCGTAGCCCACGGCGATCTGCACCCGGTCCAGCGGGGTCAGCCCGGCCAGCTCGTAGCAGCGGGCGAACATGTCCTTCCAGGTGTCGATGTCGTTTTGGGTGTAGGCCAGGATTTTGCGCTTGCCCGTGGTGCCGCTGGAGGCGTGGATGCGCACCACCTCGGATTCGGGCACGGACAGAAGGGGCAGGGGATAGCCCGTGCGCAGCTCGTCCACGGTGGTCACCGGGATGCGGGTCAAGTCCTGCAGGCTGACGGTCTGGCCCGGATCGTATCCGGCCCCGGCCAGGCGTTCGCGGTAGCCGGGGTTGCCGGCATAGGCGTGGCGCAGGGTCCAGTTGAGGCCCTCGGTCTGGACGGCGGCGATGACTTCCGGGGTGAGATTGGGGAGAAAACGATACTGTGCGGACATGTCACTCCTCACGTTTACGAAATGCGCGGCGAGAGCCGTACACGGTTCTGGGTCTGCTGGAAGAGGCCATCCGCGATATCGATGCACGTCCGGCAGATATCCGCATCGGGAACGAAGTCGGGTAGCACCGAGTAGACGGGATATTTTGACGGAATGTAAATGGAGTCAAGGAGGTCGCACTGCTCATGGGAGATGTCGAGCGTACAAAGCAGCTTGGCTTTCCGTGCCAATGTTCCGATACCGTGAGTCCGCTCCACGTCCTGGCCGAGATGCAAAAGACAGGCGTTGAGGGTTTTTTCGGCGGCTTGCTGGGCATTTTGCAGACAGGGATTGAAAAGTCCATTCTCCAGGAGGAGACGGCCTGCCTGGAGATTGTCTGCGGCATACTGGAGCCAGACCTGGACGTCATCGTTCATAGACGGTGTTTCCCCGTTCGATTTCCGCGAGAAAGGAGGTCCGGGGCGCGTTCGGGCGAATGGGGATGATGTCCAGGGCGATGTCGTCGGCGATGCGCCGGGTCTTTTCCCGGTATTTCATGACCAGGGGGAGATAGTTTTCCGCGCTGTCCTGGAAAATGGCCACATCCATGTCGTGTGGGGCGTCGCTTTGCACAAACGACCCGAAGATCACGATGCGGACGATCTCCTGCTCGCGCCTGAGGCAGGCAACGAGTTCATCGACAAGGCGCATTTTGTCGTCAGCGGCGAGACGGACCATATCAGGCCTCCGTGGGACGGTCAGGCAGCCTACCCCAAAAGCGCGATAAAAAAAACTCCCGCCACCATGAGCGCCGCGCCGAAAAGCCGCTCGGCCAGACCGGACTCCTTGAAGATCAAGGCCCCGATGAGCACCCCGAACACGGCGCTTAAGCGTTTGACCGCGATGACGTAGGCCACCAGGGTCATGGTCAGGGCGTACATCTGGAAGGCCAGGGACACGGCCTCGAAAAGTCCGGCGGCAAGAATCTCCCGGGGATGGCGACGCACCTGGGAAAAGGGCGCAGCCGCGCGCCACAGGACAAGGGGCGTGAGAAAGACCGTGGTGGCGAAATAGGTGGAGAACACCCAGGGGATGGGCGCGGAGACATCGAGGCCCATGCGGTCCACGTTGGCGAAAAGGCTCCATAAAAACGACACCAAAAGCATGAGCCGCGGCCCCTTTTGGTCGAGAAGAGCCTTGAAAGGGGCGAAAAAGCCGTCGGCGAAACGTCTGAGGTTGAGGGCATACGATCCGGCCACGATGAGCACGATGCCGAAGAGTCCCGCCGGATCGGGAAATTCGCCGATCATCAGCGGGCTGGTGATGAGCATGAAAAGCGGCGACAGGGCCAGCATGGGCAGCGTCAGCGACAGGTCCGAGGCCTTGACCGCCGTGATGTAGAGCACGAGGTTGAGGCCCCCGAACACGCCGCTTACGGTGACCAGCCACCAAAATCTGGCCCCCACCGGGGGAAATCCGGAGGAGAACAGCATCCCGGCCAGAAGGACCGAGGTCACCAGGCAATAGCTCCAGGTGGCCACCAGCACGTCCATCCCGGCCATGGCCCGTTTCAGGAAGGCGTCCTTGGCGGCCTGGAGAAAGGCGGCCGATATCATGAGCATAACCCATGTCATGGGGGGACTTGTGTCCCCAAACCGGATAAAAGGGAAGCGGGGAATACCTGGCGGGGCCGCGAAAGACCCGCCCCCGGCCGCAGGCGCGAAGGACATTTCGCCCCGCCATGTCGGCCAGGGAAGAGAGGAAGGGCATGATCGAGGAACAGGTGTTCGCGGTGGTTCCGACCACGCTCCGGATGTGGTGGCTCAATCTGATTTTCGCCGGGATCATCGGGCTGCTTCTGGCGACATTGTTTTTCGTCCGTCACCTGACGGCGAGCGTGTCCCAGGCCACCTTCGCCGTCGGCAGCGGCGCGCTGACCATCCGGGCCTGGCCCTACGGCCGGACCATCCCCCTGGCCGACCTGGATCTGGCGGCGGCCCGCGTCGTGGACCCGGCCACGGACCCCGAGGCCCGGCTGTCCTGGAAACGAAACGGCGTGAATCTCGGCGTGCTTCGGGCCGGATGGTGGAAGATCAAAGGAGGCGGCAAGGGGCTTGTCTTTTTGACCGCGCCGGGCGAGGCGGTCTATGTGCCCACGCGCCAGGGGTATGTCTTCATGGCCACGGTGGCCGATCCCCGGGGGTTTCTGGAGGCGCTTCGCCGGGAAGGCGCTGCTTTGCCGCCGGTCAGGGAAAATATCTAGCCGGACCGCCTCGCGACGCATCGTGTTGTCGCAAGCCGGGGGCGGCGTCAGGTGAGGGCCGTCCAGGTACAGAAAACGAGGCCTTCCTGAAGCACGAAAAAACGGGGAGGAGACGCCTGTCCCCTCCCCGTCTGGATCATGATCCGATGCGGACGCGCCCTACTTGAAGCGGTCCTGGACCCCGGAGGGATCCTTGAATTCGATGGCCGGGTTGAACTTGAGCTTCTTGTCGCCCCGGTCCTCCAGGTACTTGAGCAGTTCCAGGTCGATGACCAGCGGCGCCTCCACCCCGGCCTGGGCCAGCAGTTGGCGCTGCAGTCCCTCGGCCTTGGAGGCGAAGGCCACGGCGTCGCCCAGGATGCGCAGGCCCTCGGTGGGGTTGTGGAAGCCGATGGAGTTTTCTGCGCCCATGAACAAGGAGCGGTAGAAGGCCTCCTCGTAATAGTCCCTGGCCTTGGCGTAGAATTCCTCGTTGATGGTCTTGCCGGCCTCTTTGGCCTTGTGGATGGTCTCGAACAGCTTGGCCACGGTGGCCGTGGCGTAGCCCGCCCGGATCATGAGCGAGGCCGTGCGGTCCTGGATGGTGAAAACGCGTTCCTTGAGCCAGTCGGTGCTTTCGGCGTGGCACTGGATGCAGGCCCGCATCTCGTTTTGCACCGGGCTCATGACCCGGTGGTCGGAGATCTTGTAGACCCCGGCCTTGGTATAGGGCATGTGGCAGTCGGCGCAGGAGGCCCCGGCCTTGTAGTGGACGCTGTTCTGGGTGAAAAATTCGAACTCCGGATGGCGGATGAACCCCATCTTGAAGCCGGTCACGGTCTGCTTCCATTCCCGCACCGAGTCGTCGGAGCGGATCTGCTTGATGATGTTTTCGATGGTGATGTTGCCAAACGTGCTGCCCTGCCAGGGAAAATACAGGCCGACGGACTTGTTTTCCTTGTCCTTGGGGATGTTGTAGGTCACGTGGCACTGGGCGCAGACCACGGTGCGCATCTGCTGCCGGGTCAGGGTGGCCGGGTCCGCGCCCATGGTCTTTAGGCCCTCGACCAGGGTGAATCCCCGGGAGATCTTGAGCGACATGTCCTTGTTGTCGTGGCAGTCGATACAGGCCACGCCGAGGGTCCGGTCTTTTTCCGGAATCATGTCCAAGACCTGCTTGAAGGGCAGCTTGTAGTAGTCCGTGCCGAGCTTTTTTTGCAGGCCCGGGGCGTAGGGGGTCTTGCAGCTTAAGCACACGCCGCCGGACTTTAAGCGCGAGGCGTCGATCTCAAGCTGGTCGCGGATCATGTAGGCGTGGCCGCGCGGTTCGTTGTACTCCACGCCAAATCCCCAGCCGTTAAAAAGCAGGGCCATGTAGGGGAACTCCGAGAGCTTGTCCACGCTGACCGCGCCGCCGTCCATGCCGGTCTTGTATTTGCTGAGCCGGGTTTTGACCGGCTCCTCGGTCTTTTTCCAGGACTCGTACTCCTCGGGATAGGCCTTGCCCCAGATGGCGGGGTCGATCTCGCCGTCGGGAATGGTCACGGTCTTGACCGGCTCGGGTTTGGGCGGCTCACACCCCGTCGCTCCGAACAAAAAGACCGTCAGAAGAGCTGTCGTCGCCACCGTCAGCGCCCCTTTGAACATAACCCCCTCCTCACTGTCGTAAAAGTCTGTTTGGCTGCCGGGAGAACACCGTGGTCCCCGCCGCCGTGGCCAGGAAAGGCAGAATATGCCGTATCCGTCAGATGGTCTGGCGGATGCCCGTCAGCCTGTGTTGCAATTGCCGGTGGCAGTCCCAGCAGTTTCGCTCCATGTCGATCTTGAAAACCCGCTCGGTGTGGCAGCGGATGCAGTTGCCCTGGATCGTGGCCTTGGCGTGGCTCGAGGCGGTGATGTTCTCGGGAACCCGGCCGGAATGGAAGACCACGACATCCTTCATGCCGTCGATGGACTTCCAGGTATAGTAGATGGCCACGTTGCCGTGGGGCAGATGACAGTCCACGCATTTGATCGAGCGGTGGGCCCCGGCGTGGAACCAGGCCTCGTATTGGGCCTCCATGACATGGCAGGAGGCGCAGAAATCGGGAGTTTCGGTCTTGGCCATGAGCCCCGGCGGGCCGAACATGACGAAAAAGCCGCCTGCCGCCGCGATCACGACGGCCACGGCCAAGTACCCCAGCCGATTCCTGAAGGTTCGGGCCATGGAAGCGCCTTTGTTGTGGTTGGCCGCCCTGCGACGGCTGGATACCTCGGAGGACGGATCTTGTTTTATTCTCTACGAAAATAGTTTAGTTTTGTCATGCTTTTTTTTGCATGGATCGGGAAGGATGCAAACGGAGCGTACAAAATTGGCTGGCACGCCGTCTGATTCGGTTATACGTGTATCTTGACGCATCGCGAGGTCTGCGGCGTTTCCAGGAATTCGACAAGAGTGTGAATTGCGTGGACATGTCCCGGGGTGAGGCAGGCGTCGCGACGGACTCCGTTCGCCGGGGCAGGGGGTGGCCTTGCGCCGGGCAGTTCGGGTATGCCGAAGCGGGCGGACAGGGTTGCCTTGTCCGCCTGGAGAATCGGCACAGACCGCGCCTGGCGCGTAAAAGGGGG
Above is a genomic segment from Desulfolutivibrio sulfodismutans DSM 3696 containing:
- a CDS encoding PH domain-containing protein, which codes for MIEEQVFAVVPTTLRMWWLNLIFAGIIGLLLATLFFVRHLTASVSQATFAVGSGALTIRAWPYGRTIPLADLDLAAARVVDPATDPEARLSWKRNGVNLGVLRAGWWKIKGGGKGLVFLTAPGEAVYVPTRQGYVFMATVADPRGFLEALRREGAALPPVRENI
- a CDS encoding HEPN domain-containing protein; the encoded protein is MNDDVQVWLQYAADNLQAGRLLLENGLFNPCLQNAQQAAEKTLNACLLHLGQDVERTHGIGTLARKAKLLCTLDISHEQCDLLDSIYIPSKYPVYSVLPDFVPDADICRTCIDIADGLFQQTQNRVRLSPRIS
- a CDS encoding DUF1844 domain-containing protein produces the protein MSDNQDFKATDRRAAGPEAGGTGACKDGQAAPPHKDEPCYPPVAFSTFLLSLAASAMVQLGESPEPETGQYMQNLPLAKHTIDILAMLQCKTRANATDEEAKLLAELLCQLRLSYVKKNG
- the pyk gene encoding pyruvate kinase, with protein sequence MQTKIVATLGPASMHPETMRQMVAAGVRIFRLNFSHSDAAYFIPAIKTIREIEGEMGIPLTALGDLCGPKIRIGEVEGSPKQVNKGEYLHLGLPDERPAGGELSYVSLDIPELLAGLDVGMPVNLSDGLLQFKVAKVVKADRLFELEAQNAGFLSSHKGIAFPGKHHPMPALTAKDIKDLHEGIDVGIDAVALSFVQSANDVADVKEHIKAHGAWIPVVAKLERQNAVENLDDILKITDVVMVARGDLGLECPIPELPIIQKKIIRACRHAQKPVIVATQMLLSMVHNPIPTRAESTDVANAILDGADCVMLSEETAIGDYPVETVKVMRQISDEALRYYLERIEGPFAPKKERNPAKYLAYAASLLATNVDAPALISHTVSGDTARILSSRRPAQPIYALTPDTRVLRALNFAWGVKPRLITGDDRRHMDRVEEYVEANPDFKAGEPVVITAGRPTPGNPSSGTNEIKIYYK
- a CDS encoding phenylacetate--CoA ligase family protein, whose amino-acid sequence is MSAQYRFLPNLTPEVIAAVQTEGLNWTLRHAYAGNPGYRERLAGAGYDPGQTVSLQDLTRIPVTTVDELRTGYPLPLLSVPESEVVRIHASSGTTGKRKILAYTQNDIDTWKDMFARCYELAGLTPLDRVQIAVGYGLWTAGAGFQLGCERFGAMCVPIGPGNMEIHLQLLEDLKTTCLCSTASMALLLAEEVAKHNLRKKISLKKAIFGAETHTPKMRARFEDWLGLEDSFDISGMTELYGPGAGLECAAHAGIHYWADLYILEVLDPETLLPVAPGEVGEIVVTTLKKEAAPLIRYRTRDLTRLIPGECPCGLAVPRHDRILGRSDDMFIFRGVNIYPGQIAAVLEAFPELGSEFQIRLTRKDGRDQMLVKIERKIGVPADMDQNLSESVSVEMRKHLLARGWVEIVAPGELPRSFGKTKRLIDDRDAQ
- a CDS encoding ammonia-forming cytochrome c nitrite reductase subunit c552, with product MFKGALTVATTALLTVFLFGATGCEPPKPEPVKTVTIPDGEIDPAIWGKAYPEEYESWKKTEEPVKTRLSKYKTGMDGGAVSVDKLSEFPYMALLFNGWGFGVEYNEPRGHAYMIRDQLEIDASRLKSGGVCLSCKTPYAPGLQKKLGTDYYKLPFKQVLDMIPEKDRTLGVACIDCHDNKDMSLKISRGFTLVEGLKTMGADPATLTRQQMRTVVCAQCHVTYNIPKDKENKSVGLYFPWQGSTFGNITIENIIKQIRSDDSVREWKQTVTGFKMGFIRHPEFEFFTQNSVHYKAGASCADCHMPYTKAGVYKISDHRVMSPVQNEMRACIQCHAESTDWLKERVFTIQDRTASLMIRAGYATATVAKLFETIHKAKEAGKTINEEFYAKARDYYEEAFYRSLFMGAENSIGFHNPTEGLRILGDAVAFASKAEGLQRQLLAQAGVEAPLVIDLELLKYLEDRGDKKLKFNPAIEFKDPSGVQDRFK
- a CDS encoding nucleotidyltransferase domain-containing protein, producing MVRLAADDKMRLVDELVACLRREQEIVRIVIFGSFVQSDAPHDMDVAIFQDSAENYLPLVMKYREKTRRIADDIALDIIPIRPNAPRTSFLAEIERGNTVYER
- the nrfH gene encoding cytochrome c nitrite reductase small subunit, with the protein product MARTFRNRLGYLAVAVVIAAAGGFFVMFGPPGLMAKTETPDFCASCHVMEAQYEAWFHAGAHRSIKCVDCHLPHGNVAIYYTWKSIDGMKDVVVFHSGRVPENITASSHAKATIQGNCIRCHTERVFKIDMERNCWDCHRQLQHRLTGIRQTI
- a CDS encoding DMT family transporter, translating into MLMISAAFLQAAKDAFLKRAMAGMDVLVATWSYCLVTSVLLAGMLFSSGFPPVGARFWWLVTVSGVFGGLNLVLYITAVKASDLSLTLPMLALSPLFMLITSPLMIGEFPDPAGLFGIVLIVAGSYALNLRRFADGFFAPFKALLDQKGPRLMLLVSFLWSLFANVDRMGLDVSAPIPWVFSTYFATTVFLTPLVLWRAAAPFSQVRRHPREILAAGLFEAVSLAFQMYALTMTLVAYVIAVKRLSAVFGVLIGALIFKESGLAERLFGAALMVAGVFFIALLG
- the argC gene encoding N-acetyl-gamma-glutamyl-phosphate reductase encodes the protein MSKIPVGLIGVTGYTGMELVRLLARHPALELVRATSRAEAGKTLVELYPYLQGLGIGELSVTEPDAAALSGACRLVFLAVPHGAAMGYAAELLGAGLKVVDLSADFRLTDPGVYESWYGVEHRHPELLEQAVYGLPEFNAGRIKEATLVANPGCYPTSVILGLAPALAKGLIETDGIVADSKSGASGAGRKSQVGMLFCEVHDTFRAYNLGKHRHTPEIEQELSKIAGTDMMVSFNPHLLPVDRGILSTIYTKPVKSLTLDDVHNVYTTHYAQCPWVRVLPKGRLPETRFVRGTMFCDMGLVLDGRTGRLIVVTAIDNLCRGASGQALACANLMLGLPVEAGLDLAPLVP